The Streptomyces sp. NBC_00224 genome has a window encoding:
- a CDS encoding RNA 2'-phosphotransferase encodes MAETPDDRRTVKVSKYLSKHLRHQPEHIGLTLDPHGWVEIDTLLRAAAAHRFPITRAELDHVVAVNDKRRFAIEGDRIRASQGHTVAVDLGLPAVEPPAHLYHGTVARSLDAIRAEGLRPMARHHVHLSADRETATRVGARRGRPVVLGVDAAAMRRDGHVFHISANGVWLTDCVPPKYLRFPE; translated from the coding sequence ATGGCCGAAACACCGGACGACAGACGCACCGTGAAGGTGTCCAAATACCTGTCGAAACACCTGCGCCACCAGCCCGAACACATCGGACTGACCCTCGACCCGCACGGCTGGGTCGAGATCGACACCCTGCTGCGGGCGGCTGCCGCGCACCGCTTCCCCATCACCCGCGCCGAGCTCGACCATGTCGTCGCCGTGAACGACAAGCGCCGCTTCGCGATCGAGGGCGACCGGATCCGGGCCAGTCAGGGCCACACCGTCGCCGTCGACCTGGGCCTGCCGGCCGTCGAGCCGCCCGCGCACCTCTACCACGGCACCGTGGCCCGCAGCCTGGACGCGATCCGGGCCGAGGGGCTGCGGCCCATGGCCCGCCACCATGTGCACCTCTCCGCCGACCGCGAGACGGCGACCCGGGTCGGCGCCCGGCGCGGCCGCCCCGTCGTCCTTGGCGTGGACGCCGCGGCGATGCGGCGGGACGGCCATGTCTTCCACATCAGCGCGAACGGGGTGTGGCTCACCGACTGCGTACCGCCGAAGTACCTGCGCTTTCCGGAGTGA
- a CDS encoding LLM class flavin-dependent oxidoreductase — translation MRLSTVILPVRRWHDGGRDEWLRAEELGFHTAYTYDHLSWRTFRDGPWFGAVPTLTAAAAATSRMRLGTLVTSPNFRHPVTLAKDLITLDDVSNGRITLGIGAGGNGFDATALGQQAWTPRERADRFAEFVPLLDRLLTEDSVTSEGTSYSAVEARNIPGCVQRPRLPFAVAATGPRGLKLAARHGQAWVTTGDPKLFETGTPDQSVEAIRGQIKKLGEACDDIGRDVDELDKILLTGFTPEPGRVLESLDSFVDFAGRHFELGVTEIVLHAPIPDSDFAADRKVFEQIATEGLAQLR, via the coding sequence ATGCGTCTGAGCACTGTGATTCTTCCGGTACGCCGCTGGCACGACGGCGGTCGCGACGAGTGGCTGCGAGCCGAGGAGCTGGGCTTCCACACCGCGTACACCTACGACCACCTGTCCTGGCGGACGTTCCGCGACGGGCCATGGTTCGGCGCGGTGCCGACGCTGACCGCCGCGGCCGCCGCCACCTCGCGGATGCGGCTCGGCACACTGGTCACCTCGCCGAACTTCAGGCACCCGGTGACCCTGGCCAAGGACCTGATCACGCTCGACGACGTCTCGAACGGCCGGATCACGCTCGGGATCGGGGCCGGTGGCAACGGCTTCGACGCCACCGCGCTGGGCCAGCAGGCGTGGACGCCGCGCGAGCGGGCCGACCGCTTCGCCGAGTTCGTGCCGCTGCTCGACCGACTGCTGACCGAGGACTCGGTGACGTCCGAGGGCACCTCCTACTCGGCGGTCGAGGCGCGCAACATCCCCGGCTGTGTCCAGCGGCCGCGGCTGCCGTTCGCCGTGGCGGCCACCGGTCCGCGCGGGCTGAAGCTGGCGGCGCGGCACGGGCAGGCGTGGGTGACCACGGGCGACCCGAAGCTCTTCGAGACCGGCACGCCCGACCAGTCGGTCGAGGCGATCCGCGGACAGATCAAGAAGCTCGGCGAGGCCTGCGACGACATCGGCCGTGATGTGGACGAACTGGACAAGATCCTGCTCACCGGCTTCACGCCGGAGCCCGGGCGGGTGCTGGAGTCCCTCGACTCCTTCGTGGACTTCGCGGGCAGGCACTTCGAGCTCGGCGTGACGGAGATCGTTCTGCACGCGCCGATCCCGGACTCGGACTTCGCCGCGGACCGGAAGGTGTTCGAGCAGATCGCCACGGAGGGGCTGGCGCAGCTGCGCTGA
- a CDS encoding SDR family oxidoreductase, whose protein sequence is MEGARERWVRTGGIELCVAELGDPEQPTVVLVHGYPDSKEVWSEVAVRLAERFHVVLYDVRGHGRSTAPAPLRGGFTLEKLTDDFLAVVDAVSPDRPVHLVGHDWGSVQAWEFVTVKRTEGRIASFTSMSGPSLDHFGHWIKSRMTRPTPRRVGQLLGQGAKSWYVYMLHTPVLPELAWRGPLGKRWPRILERVEKVPSGDYPTSSLPQDAAHGAWLYRDNIRARLRRPRADAYAHVPVQLITPTGDAFLSERLYDDLELWAPQLVRRTLPAKHWVPRTRPDRLAAWITEFITANEDGVPAKDAAATGPYADRFGGQLVLITGAASGIGRATAFAFAEAGARIVAVDRDAEGAARTADMSRLIGAPEAWAETVDVSDEQAMEKLAEKVAAEYGIVDVLVNNAGIGLSGSFFDTTTEDWKKVLDVNLWGVIHGCRIFGKQMTERGQGGHIVNTASAAAYQPSKALPAYSTTKAAVLMLSECLRAELAGQGIGVSAICPGFVNTNITSTARFAGVDETEEKRRQKKSARLYGLRNYPPEKVATAILRAVVKNQAVVPVTPEARGAHLMSRFTPRTLRAIARLEPPL, encoded by the coding sequence ATGGAGGGCGCGCGCGAGCGCTGGGTGCGCACGGGAGGGATCGAGCTGTGCGTCGCCGAACTCGGCGATCCGGAGCAGCCGACCGTGGTGCTCGTGCACGGCTATCCGGACAGCAAGGAGGTCTGGTCGGAGGTCGCCGTCCGGCTGGCCGAGCGCTTCCACGTCGTGCTGTACGACGTACGGGGCCACGGTCGCTCGACCGCTCCGGCCCCGCTGCGCGGCGGCTTCACCCTGGAGAAGCTGACCGACGACTTCCTGGCGGTCGTAGACGCGGTGAGCCCGGACAGGCCGGTGCACCTGGTCGGCCACGACTGGGGCTCCGTACAGGCCTGGGAGTTCGTGACCGTCAAGCGCACCGAGGGCCGGATCGCCTCCTTCACCTCGATGTCCGGTCCCTCCCTCGACCACTTCGGGCACTGGATCAAGAGCCGGATGACCCGCCCGACCCCCCGCCGGGTGGGCCAGCTGCTCGGCCAGGGCGCCAAGTCCTGGTACGTGTACATGCTGCACACCCCGGTCCTCCCCGAGCTCGCCTGGCGCGGCCCGCTCGGCAAGCGGTGGCCGAGGATCCTCGAACGGGTGGAGAAGGTCCCCTCCGGCGACTACCCGACGTCCTCCCTGCCGCAGGACGCGGCGCACGGCGCCTGGCTCTACCGGGACAACATCCGGGCCCGGCTGCGCCGCCCGCGCGCCGACGCGTACGCGCACGTGCCGGTGCAGCTGATCACGCCGACCGGCGACGCGTTCCTCTCCGAGCGGCTCTACGACGACCTGGAGCTCTGGGCGCCCCAGTTGGTCCGCCGCACCCTGCCCGCCAAGCACTGGGTCCCGCGCACCCGGCCCGACCGCCTGGCCGCCTGGATCACCGAGTTCATCACCGCCAACGAGGACGGCGTCCCGGCCAAGGACGCCGCGGCCACCGGCCCGTACGCGGACCGCTTCGGCGGACAGCTGGTCCTCATCACCGGCGCGGCCAGCGGCATCGGCCGGGCCACCGCCTTCGCGTTCGCGGAGGCCGGGGCGCGGATCGTCGCCGTGGACCGGGACGCGGAGGGTGCGGCCCGGACCGCCGACATGTCCCGGCTCATCGGCGCCCCCGAGGCCTGGGCCGAGACGGTCGACGTCAGCGACGAGCAGGCCATGGAGAAGCTCGCCGAGAAGGTCGCCGCCGAGTACGGCATCGTGGACGTCCTGGTGAACAACGCCGGGATCGGCCTCTCCGGCTCGTTCTTCGACACCACCACCGAGGACTGGAAGAAGGTCCTCGACGTCAATCTCTGGGGCGTCATCCACGGCTGCCGGATCTTCGGCAAGCAGATGACCGAGCGCGGCCAGGGAGGCCACATCGTCAACACCGCCTCGGCCGCCGCCTACCAGCCCTCCAAGGCGCTGCCCGCGTACTCCACCACCAAGGCGGCGGTGCTGATGCTCAGCGAGTGCCTGCGCGCCGAACTGGCCGGCCAGGGCATCGGAGTCAGCGCCATCTGCCCCGGCTTCGTCAACACCAACATCACCTCCACCGCCCGCTTCGCCGGGGTCGACGAGACCGAGGAGAAGCGCCGCCAGAAGAAGTCCGCCCGGCTCTACGGCCTGCGCAACTATCCGCCGGAGAAGGTCGCCACGGCGATCCTGCGCGCGGTCGTGAAGAACCAGGCCGTGGTGCCCGTGACGCCCGAGGCCCGCGGCGCCCACCTCATGTCCCGCTTCACGCCCCGCACCCTGCGCGCGATCGCCCGACTGGAGCCACCGCTGTGA
- a CDS encoding peptidoglycan DD-metalloendopeptidase family protein — translation MRLGHLRRALTLVLCALAGPLAPAATAADDPDVPRTSVAVARLYLDAAHATTAYEQGRRAAEAQRAKAEWLDRLLADRRRDLVRLHDDMGRVARAQYRTGGNIAYTAQLLLADDPEELMRGQRLAWQADMAVTRLYGKAHRAEGRLTAAQRGAQDAWRDLADRRDQLEGIKKSIAARLEEARWELQGEADRSVAAGRCRGAVRLEEPPGSRPASAWTAPVETYRLSAGFDSAGERWAQRHTGQDFAVDIGTPVRAVGAGRVVSVSCGGGFGIEIVVGHPGGYYSQYAHLAAVTVDQGDRVSTGQWIGQTGTTGNSTGPHLHFEIRLTPEMGSAVDPVPWLSEHGVALHSNAAEPEPDGS, via the coding sequence ATGCGTCTCGGACACCTGCGCAGGGCCCTCACACTGGTCCTGTGTGCCCTCGCCGGGCCGCTCGCTCCCGCCGCCACGGCCGCCGACGACCCCGATGTGCCCCGTACGAGCGTGGCGGTGGCTCGGCTGTACCTGGACGCCGCCCATGCGACCACCGCGTACGAACAGGGCAGACGCGCGGCCGAGGCCCAGCGGGCGAAGGCGGAGTGGCTCGACCGGCTCCTCGCTGACCGGCGACGTGATCTCGTACGGCTTCATGACGACATGGGCCGGGTGGCCCGCGCCCAGTACCGGACCGGCGGGAACATCGCGTACACCGCACAGCTGCTGCTCGCCGATGACCCCGAAGAGCTGATGCGCGGTCAGCGGCTGGCCTGGCAGGCCGACATGGCCGTGACCCGGCTCTACGGGAAGGCGCACCGCGCGGAAGGGCGGCTCACGGCGGCCCAGCGGGGGGCACAGGACGCCTGGCGCGACCTCGCGGACCGCAGGGACCAGCTGGAAGGCATCAAGAAGTCGATCGCAGCGCGCCTGGAGGAGGCGCGCTGGGAGCTCCAGGGCGAGGCCGACCGGAGCGTGGCGGCGGGCCGGTGCCGTGGTGCCGTACGCCTTGAGGAGCCGCCGGGCTCACGCCCCGCGAGTGCGTGGACGGCGCCCGTGGAGACGTACCGGCTGTCGGCGGGCTTCGACAGCGCGGGCGAGCGCTGGGCCCAGCGCCACACCGGCCAGGACTTCGCGGTGGACATCGGTACGCCCGTACGGGCGGTCGGCGCGGGCCGGGTCGTCTCCGTCTCGTGCGGCGGCGGCTTCGGGATCGAGATCGTCGTCGGACACCCCGGCGGCTACTACTCGCAGTACGCCCATCTCGCGGCGGTCACCGTCGACCAGGGCGACCGGGTGAGCACCGGCCAGTGGATCGGCCAGACGGGCACCACCGGCAACTCGACCGGCCCGCACCTCCACTTCGAGATCCGGCTCACCCCCGAGATGGGCTCGGCGGTCGACCCGGTGCCGTGGCTGAGCGAGCACGGGGTGGCGCTGCACAGCAACGCCGCCGAGCCCGAACCGGACGGGTCGTGA
- a CDS encoding metal-dependent hydrolase gives MSREPYRISPRRVSFDWHETPLHWIPDEPTATHVINVLHLLLPAGERWFVKVFKEALPLVTDPALLKDVKGFMGQEATHSVQHAYVLDHLAEQRLDTAAYTRHVDFLFDKLLGERPPFGAPIPTQEWLRFRLSLIAAIEQFTAVLGDWVLHAEALDRADSDPVMLDLLRWHGAEEVEHRAVAFDMYQHCGGEGLPRYARRVEGMVVVAPVLLWLWGWGASYLIRHDPQLAGRLRYSLREHNRAVGRGLLPSWKELGAAIPRYFRRSYHPSQEGSLRKAVEYLATSPAARAAAGAVGRAALG, from the coding sequence GTGAGCCGGGAGCCGTACAGGATCAGCCCGCGCCGGGTCTCGTTCGACTGGCACGAGACCCCCCTGCACTGGATACCGGACGAGCCCACCGCCACCCATGTCATCAACGTCCTGCACCTGCTCCTTCCGGCGGGCGAGCGGTGGTTCGTGAAGGTCTTCAAGGAAGCCCTTCCGCTGGTCACCGACCCGGCACTGCTCAAGGACGTCAAGGGCTTCATGGGCCAGGAGGCCACCCACAGCGTCCAGCACGCCTATGTCCTCGACCACCTCGCCGAGCAGCGCCTCGACACCGCCGCCTACACCCGCCATGTCGACTTCCTCTTCGACAAACTCCTCGGTGAGCGGCCCCCGTTCGGCGCGCCGATACCGACCCAGGAATGGCTGCGCTTCCGGCTCTCGCTGATCGCCGCGATCGAACAGTTCACCGCGGTCCTGGGGGACTGGGTGCTGCACGCCGAGGCCCTCGACCGGGCCGACTCGGACCCGGTCATGCTCGACCTGCTGCGCTGGCACGGCGCCGAGGAGGTCGAACACCGCGCCGTCGCCTTCGACATGTACCAGCACTGCGGCGGCGAGGGCCTGCCCCGCTACGCCCGCCGGGTGGAGGGCATGGTCGTGGTCGCCCCGGTGCTGCTCTGGCTGTGGGGGTGGGGCGCCTCCTATCTGATCCGCCACGACCCCCAGCTCGCCGGCCGACTGCGCTACTCGCTGCGTGAGCACAACCGGGCGGTAGGGCGCGGGCTGCTGCCCAGCTGGAAGGAGCTCGGCGCGGCCATACCCCGCTACTTCCGGCGGTCGTACCATCCCTCGCAGGAGGGCTCCCTGCGCAAGGCCGTCGAATATCTCGCGACCTCGCCGGCGGCCCGTGCGGCAGCGGGTGCGGTGGGCCGCGCCGCCCTGGGGTAG
- a CDS encoding Cof-type HAD-IIB family hydrolase, with amino-acid sequence MASVTSATEPLPAEHPAPAVPRLIATDLDGTLLRDDKSVSERTVAALAAAEEAGIEVFFVTGRPARWMDVVSDHLHGHGLAICGNGAAVVDLHDGVGEHRFVKVRPLERAAALEVVEILRAAAPGTSFAVEQTGGLHHELSYPPMLMDAASSIAPAEKLLAEDADTVGEPILKVLAHHPELPPDDFLALARKAVGARAEITRSSPTALLEISGPGVSKASTLELCCAERGITPAEVVAFGDMPNDVEMLTWAGTSYAMGNAHPDVVAAASGHTVANNDDGVAVVIERILASL; translated from the coding sequence ATGGCATCTGTGACCTCAGCTACCGAGCCCCTCCCCGCCGAGCACCCCGCCCCTGCCGTCCCCCGGCTCATCGCGACCGACCTGGACGGCACGTTGCTGCGCGACGACAAATCCGTCTCGGAGCGTACGGTCGCTGCGCTCGCGGCCGCCGAGGAGGCGGGCATCGAGGTCTTCTTCGTCACCGGTCGCCCCGCCCGCTGGATGGATGTGGTCAGTGACCACCTCCACGGCCACGGCCTGGCCATCTGCGGCAACGGCGCGGCCGTCGTCGATCTGCACGACGGCGTCGGCGAGCACCGGTTCGTCAAGGTCCGCCCGCTGGAGCGTGCGGCCGCCCTGGAGGTCGTCGAGATCCTGCGCGCCGCCGCCCCGGGTACGTCCTTCGCCGTCGAGCAGACCGGCGGACTCCACCACGAACTGTCCTATCCGCCGATGCTGATGGATGCGGCCAGCAGTATCGCGCCCGCCGAGAAGCTGCTGGCCGAGGACGCCGACACGGTCGGTGAGCCCATCCTCAAGGTGCTCGCCCACCACCCCGAGCTGCCGCCCGACGACTTCCTCGCACTGGCCCGCAAGGCCGTGGGGGCGCGTGCCGAGATCACCCGGTCCAGTCCGACCGCGCTGCTTGAGATCAGCGGCCCGGGCGTCTCCAAGGCGTCCACGCTCGAACTGTGCTGCGCCGAGCGCGGCATCACCCCCGCCGAGGTCGTCGCCTTCGGCGACATGCCCAACGACGTCGAGATGCTCACCTGGGCGGGCACCTCGTACGCCATGGGCAACGCCCACCCGGACGTCGTGGCCGCCGCCTCGGGTCACACGGTCGCCAACAACGACGACGGCGTGGCGGTCGTCATCGAGCGGATCCTCGCCTCCCTCTGA
- a CDS encoding MerR family transcriptional regulator — translation MEDLAHASGATVRTIRAYQDRGLLPRPERRGRSNVYGEAHLARLRQIADLLDRGYTLASIKELLEAWDAGRGLGGVLGLVAEVSGPWTDEEAARISRADLDATFGGEPDDQAVADAVELGILERIPGSDREFLVPSPQELAVAAELHAAGVPLDAISGHLRELRGQVEHIAARFLDFTTEHVFARYLGHRPPTDAEAAEAAGLVRRLRPLAQQTVDAELARAMRLFATRHLQQHLGAAVPAVPADPDPGPVTLPAHTVRAVQALVGPENVAAFISAAAEREVQSRTLDALSARPLSTE, via the coding sequence ATCGAGGACCTGGCCCATGCGAGCGGCGCCACGGTCCGTACGATCCGCGCCTACCAGGACCGCGGCCTGCTGCCCAGGCCCGAGCGGCGCGGCCGGTCCAATGTGTACGGCGAGGCCCATCTGGCCCGGCTGCGCCAGATCGCCGATCTGCTCGACCGCGGCTACACCCTGGCCTCCATCAAGGAACTCCTGGAGGCCTGGGACGCGGGCCGCGGTCTCGGTGGTGTCCTCGGCCTGGTCGCCGAGGTCAGCGGGCCCTGGACCGACGAGGAGGCCGCCCGGATCTCCCGGGCCGATCTCGACGCCACCTTCGGCGGCGAGCCCGACGACCAGGCCGTCGCCGATGCGGTCGAACTGGGCATCCTGGAACGCATCCCCGGCAGCGACCGCGAGTTCCTGGTCCCCAGCCCGCAGGAGCTGGCGGTCGCCGCCGAGCTGCACGCGGCCGGGGTTCCCCTGGACGCCATCTCCGGGCATCTGCGCGAGCTGCGCGGCCAGGTGGAGCACATCGCCGCCCGCTTCCTCGACTTCACCACCGAGCACGTCTTCGCCCGCTATCTGGGCCACCGTCCGCCCACAGACGCGGAGGCCGCCGAGGCCGCCGGTCTGGTGCGCCGGTTGCGCCCGCTCGCCCAGCAGACCGTGGACGCCGAACTCGCCCGGGCCATGCGCCTGTTCGCCACCCGGCATCTCCAGCAGCATCTCGGCGCCGCGGTCCCGGCGGTCCCGGCCGATCCCGACCCCGGGCCGGTCACCCTGCCCGCGCACACGGTCCGGGCCGTACAGGCCCTGGTCGGCCCGGAGAACGTCGCCGCGTTCATCTCCGCCGCGGCCGAACGGGAGGTTCAGTCCCGTACGTTGGACGCTCTTTCGGCCCGGCCGTTGTCCACAGAATAG
- a CDS encoding PadR family transcriptional regulator, translating into MSLRHAVLGLLAERPASGYDLMKLFETSLSHVWSATQSQVYGELGKLADSGLIGVSAAGPRGRKEYAITDPGRAELRHWLTETEPSRTRRSDSLLRVFFLGLLTPLEAQTYLLTEAERSARQLAGLQEAEAAIEWDNDPLSLHGRLALEYGKRLSAMHEEWARWAAEQLKA; encoded by the coding sequence ATGAGCCTTCGTCACGCGGTCCTGGGGCTGCTGGCCGAACGTCCGGCCAGCGGCTACGACCTGATGAAACTGTTCGAGACCTCGCTTTCCCACGTCTGGTCGGCGACCCAGAGCCAGGTGTACGGCGAGCTGGGCAAGCTCGCCGACTCCGGCCTGATCGGGGTGTCGGCCGCGGGCCCCCGGGGCCGAAAGGAGTACGCCATCACCGACCCGGGGCGGGCCGAGCTGCGCCACTGGCTCACCGAGACCGAGCCCTCCCGTACCCGCCGCAGCGACTCACTGCTGCGCGTCTTCTTCCTCGGCCTCCTCACCCCGCTGGAGGCGCAGACGTACCTCCTGACCGAGGCCGAGCGCTCCGCCCGCCAGCTCGCCGGCCTCCAGGAGGCGGAGGCGGCGATCGAGTGGGACAACGACCCGCTCTCCCTCCACGGCCGCCTGGCCCTGGAGTACGGCAAGCGGCTCAGCGCGATGCACGAGGAGTGGGCCCGCTGGGCGGCCGAGCAGCTCAAGGCGTGA